The Coccidioides posadasii str. Silveira chromosome 3, complete sequence genome contains a region encoding:
- a CDS encoding uncharacterized protein (EggNog:ENOG410PMPE~COG:K~BUSCO:2898at33183), with amino-acid sequence MEDDGRISFHGPTSLFQLPSGIPQEDLNPVKSTQELDGRKERLINNAWRERAFEQLATIPEPFHYLLDSHWCWIHPLFNFVYRPAFTRDMKMNGPYYSDVLLNAILSHSLRWCKSEPKISRLLDPYDGGTQFFNRAVDGLYESLKQGNGQIPIVQSLLLLSAQECGRGNRTQAWLYSGMAFRLVEDLGITIDSRKYSGSVQFSDEDVEIRNRLFWSCYFWDKLVSLYFGRSPIIQDTPVSPPQILLDDTAEIEIWTPHGVVFPEGTHYPPTQAHSTSCFMRMCSLSEILNQIIIHIYDPVRQSTETQILNCVHEQGENLEKWWTELPSFLKLIVNDLPAYCPPSHIVTLNCIYHITNILLHRPMLCSKPFRSLENAADNAKHLVQCLSSATSIISLYDLYRRTFGDSHVVLSLAYSLYTASSIFLLEIQALKYASASTLEKLRYCIVALERVRSANPVINTALGLVEKELQKLHINILAPIHPDPQPTSSRLPPQSSQDTSRSDHQQPQHQQPTLQSPSNYTLPPHGAFSITPPPFTEQNSDTSFTMDPSLLNPSELSQEHMYDIAPELFEAFSYVEPMPTNVGQGGFDTGWPSSGS; translated from the exons ATGGAGGACGATGGGCGCATCTCTTTCCACGGACCCACCAGCTTATTTCAGTTGCCCAGCGGGATTCCTCAGGAAGATCTAAATCCCGTTAAATCAACGCAGGAGCTAGACGGCCGGAAAGAGAGGCTCATAAACAACGCGTGGAGAGAGCGAGCGTTTGAACAGCTTGCAACTATCCCT GAACCTTTTCATTACCTTCTCGATTCCCATTGGTGCTGGATACACCCTCTTTTTAATTTTGTATACCGACCAGCATTTACAC GCGATATGAAAATGAACGGTCCATACTATTCCGACGTACTTTTGAATGCCATACTATCTCATTCTCTCCGATGGTGCAAGAGCGAGCCGAAAATCAGTCGACTCCTGGATCCATATGACGGCGGTACTCAGTTCTTCAATAGAGCAGTAGATGGATTATACGAGAGCCTTAAGCAAGGGAACGGACAAATACCAATCGTGCAGTCCTTACTTTTACTGAGTGCACAGGAATGTGGCCGTGGAAACAGGACTCAAGCGTGGCTCTATAGCGGGATGGCGTTCCGTTTAGTGGAAGACCTGGGTATCACAATTGATAGCCGGAAATATTCAGGCTCCGTGCAATTCTCGGATGAAGATGTTGAGATCCGGAATCGGCTTTTTTGGAGCTGTTATTTCTGGGATAAACTGGTTTCGTTGTATTTTGGCCGATCTCCTATTATTCAAGATACGCCAGTCAGCCCGCCCCAGATTCTTC TGGACGACACTGCCGAAATAGAAATATGGACACCGCACGGGGTCGTATTTCCAGAGGGTACACATTACCCGCCAACACAGGCTCATTCGACATCCTGCTTTATGAGAATGTGCTCGCTTTCCGAAATTTTGAACCAGATTATAATACACATATACGACCCAGTCCGGCAAAGCACAGAAACCCAGATCCTCAACTGTGTGCATGAACAAGGCGAGAACCTCGAAAAATGGTGGACCGAGTTACCTAGTTTCCTGAAGCTCATCGTTAACGATCTACCCGCATACTGTCCCCCGAGCCATATTGTCACATTAAA TTGCATATATCACATCACCAACATCCTCCTCCATCGACCCATGCTCTGTTCGAAGCCTTTCAGAAGCTTGGAAAATGCTGCAGACAATGCAAAGCACCTGGTCCAATGTCTCTCTTCCGCGACTTCCATTATCTCTCTCTACGACCTTTACAGACGAACTTTCGGAGATTCTCATGTTGTTCTCTCCCTCGCATACAGCCTGTACACAGCATCCTCGATATTTTTGCTCGAGATACAGGCGCTGAAGTATGCCTCTGCTTCGACACTAGAGAAGCTTAGATACTGTATTGTCGCACTGGAACGTGTTAGATCCGCAAACCCAG TTATAAATACTGCGCTTGGCCTGGTTGAAAAAGAGTTACAAAAACTACACATTAACATTCTTGCGCCGATACATCCCGATCCCCAGCCCACGTCATCTCGTCTACCTCCCCAGTCATCCCAGGATACTTCCCGTTCAGACCATCAACAACCACAGCATCAACAGCCCACCCTTCAGTCTCCATCTAACTATACACTTCCTCCCCACGGGGCATTCAGCATCACGCCACCACCTTTCACAGAACAAAACTCGGACACCTCTTTTACAATGGATCCTTCTCTACTAAACCCGTCGGAATTATCTCAAGAGCATATGTACGATATAGCGCCAGAACTTTTCGAAGCTTTCTCGTACGTGGAACCTATGCCAACGAATGTTGGCCAAGGTGGATTCGATACCGGGTGGCCGTCTTCCGGAAGCTAA
- a CDS encoding uncharacterized protein (EggNog:ENOG410PMQ4~COG:S~BUSCO:11262at33183) — MAASNPQTGLSPNAWDSHMHIVDPDRYPLAPDAQYKPQTHTLSEAMEFESSVGISNIVLVQPSIYGYDNSCLLEGLREIGPQHGRGIVTIDPQSIRPEKLLEWHRLGVCGVRLNLQSVDKQLTPEELAESVRQHARAIFHLNWVLQLYIPLSSVPALLSVVPDLGVRICFDHFSSPALPSTDVDPASFDPYSLSGFSELVSLLRQGRTYVKISAPYRLGDDPELKFLGVIAKELLRVAPERLVFATDWPHTRFEGLDIKPFIAKCLHWCGGNTELVHKLFRRNAEELWEL; from the coding sequence ATGGCGGCATCAAACCCTCAAACGGGTCTTTCGCCCAATGCATGGGATAGCCATATGCACATCGTTGATCCCGACCGTTACCCGCTAGCCCCAGACGCGCAATACAAGCCTCAAACCCACACTCTCTCGGAAGCCATGGAGTTCGAATCTAGTGTCGGCATCTCTAACATTGTTCTCGTCCAACCATCTATATACGGGTATGACAACTCCTGTTTACTAGAAGGACTACGTGAAATTGGGCCTCAACATGGCAGGGGAATCGTCACTATTGATCCACAGAGTATCCGGCCTGAGAAGCTCTTGGAATGGCATCGGCTGGGAGTCTGTGGCGTACGGCTCAACCTCCAGTCAGTCGACAAGCAATTGACCCCCGAGGAACTAGCAGAATCTGTCCGCCAGCACGCGCGAGCGATTTTTCATCTCAACTGGGTTCTGCAATTATACATCCCGCTCAGCAGCGTCCCGGCCCTACTGAGCGTTGTTCCTGATTTAGGCGTGCGCATCTGCTTTGACCACTTCTCCAGCCCGGCGTTACCGTCTACGGATGTGGATCCTGCGTCATTTGATCCTTACTCGCTGTCAGGCTTCAGTGAACTTGTGTCCCTTCTCAGACAGGGGAGGACTTACGTCAAAATATCGGCGCCATATCGGCTAGGTGATGACCCGGAACTGAAGTTTCTAGGTGTTATAGCAAAGGAACTGCTGCGGGTTGCCCCGGAAAGGTTGGTGTTTGCAACTGACTGGCCGCATACGAGGTTTGAAGGGCTGGATATCAAACCATTTATTGCAAAGTGTCTTCACTGGTGTGGAGGGAATACAGAGCTCGTTCATAAGCTGTTTCGTCGGAATGCTGAAGAGCTTTGGGAACTGTGA
- a CDS encoding uncharacterized protein (EggNog:ENOG410PTTB~COG:S), whose protein sequence is MEHSMFDDSMEVTSNHPEIPADDDIEIDLDIYQDRAENSDNDVVVEDASATASHHPDMSEDYDEHARDADMIDDNYSAAHLPDPDDPSNRGNRYGYDETKLPSNQHAYEGEMVDDYEEDIDAPIPGNFDEEEEEEEEGGEGPSTLTDAHPPDLNEPQPSKCDEGIEDHEAQERFSPVISQVSSPPQPIHDDSAGQENEDVATGNREAPSIDNPQNFGDGQASSKASPEIESSLSPPKEEGDGEAVPKGSDQISAQDTTGPPEIVNGNGKAEDSEATAAASAKVDTENIDEQDQTDEIRNKLPASHPPDDKEDGAETGDTADYIPLHRVTVLYQDSEMSLFPPNESDPSEMYLLEDEELAHAPLYQLFQAFRKVLGNNMSDEDELVASIDCLYIQLSEVATQSSEINLSQIVQLYLDLSRNDGVDNPEPLYICLSSRPILDAELAALQAAVDQGKGLSHLWEWDGVEGHDIDGPVEHPEVIEDGFGNGDNSTSQEDLGSSKEIPVLEESLCEEEDRIDHAAMPHVTEDQPATFEDQQNDRKSKETLESRPDEFPDEEEFSPDVLQDGDGEEQGEIWENGENHILGEVDGNPHNDDEKPLDEPVAQTLHLDEAESEEFEDGEIASQVDDDIPATGTPEDESYTTSLSKTPIPAEPTSSSAAAEDQKVLEVINTEPVQLSLETARDNIEQNDVVGPHATETGTLLVSEKQPEDVSPVRDHEVHDVSAYIRHLDRQITPDPSLNAFEVDVDLFKSPVAEQCELVYPKTTDVRDLGDEESLEVDFSHHESHEMAASGETQDDFEDWDLIEQAEENQVPRHDNSPKAVKRPRADDECNDLEAPVPDLKRHRSE, encoded by the exons ATGGAGCACTCTATGTTTGATGACAGCATGGAGGTGACATCCAACCATCCCGAGATCCCTGCCGATGACGATATCGAGATAGATCTTGACATTTACCAGGATCGGGCAGAGAACAGTGATAATGATGTTGTTGTGGAAGATGCTTCTGCGACCGCATCACACCATCCTGATATGTCAGAGGACTATGATGAGCATGCAAGGGATGCAGATATGATCGATGATAACTACTCGGCAGCTCATTTACCTGATCCTGACGACCCATCAAACCGAGGCAATCGCTACGGTTATGACGAGACCAAGTTGCCCTCTAATCAACATGCGTATGAGGGCGAGATGGTGGATGactatgaagaagatattgatgCCCCGATCCCCGGAAATTttgacgaagaagaagaagaagaagaagaaggaggagaaggTCCTTCAACCCTTACTGATGCCCACCCCCCTGACCTAAACGAGCCTCAACCCTCCAAGTGTGACGAAGGTATAGAAGATCACGAAGCTCAAGAGCGGTTCTCCCCTGTCATTTCTCAAGTATCGTCTCCTCCACAACCTATACACGATGATTCAGCGGGTCAGGAGAATGAAGATGTCGCTACAGGAAACCGAGAAGCTCCAAGCATTGATAATCCACAAAATTTTGGCGATGGACAGGCGTCTAGTAAAGCAAGCCCGGAAATAGAATCAAGTTTATCCCCGCCTAAAGAGGAAGGGGATGGAGAAGCTGTGCCCAAAGGATCCGACCAGATCTCTGCTCAAGATACGACCGGGCCACCTGAGATTGTTAACGGCAACGGCAAAGCAGAAGATTCCGAGGCCACTGCGGCAGCATCTGCCAAGGTAGACACTGAGAATATCGATGAGCAGGATCAAACGGACGAAATAAGAAACAAACTTCCAGCGTCGCACCCACCTGACGATAAAGAAGATGGAGCTGAAACTGGAGATACTGCGGATTACATACCCCTGCACAGAGTAACCGTTCTGTATCAGGACAGTGAGATGTCCCTCTTTCCGCCGAATGAGAGCGACCCATCGGAGATGTACCTTTTAGAAGACGAGGAGTTAGCACATGCTCCCCTTTATCAACTTTTTCAGGCTTTTCGTAAAGTTCTTGGAAACAATATGTCCGATGAAGACGAGTTGGTGGCTTCTATTGACTGCCTATATATTCAGCTAAGTGAA GTCGCTACTCAGTCCTCAGAAATTAACCTATCTCAGATTGTGCAGCTATATCTCGACCTCTCCCGTAATGATGGCGTTGATAATCCGGAACCTCTGTACATATGCCTCAGTTCGAGACCAATTTTGGACGCTGAGTTGGCTGCCCTCCAAGCTGCAGTTGACCAGGGCAAAGGACTGTCCCATCTCTGGGAATGGGACGGTGTTGAAGGTCATGATATTGACGGTCCAGTTGAACATCCTGAAGTCATTGAGGATGGATTTGGGAACGGTGATAACAGTACTTCACAAGAAGATCTAGGGTCTTCCAAGGAAATCCCCGTTTTAGAAGAATCTCTTtgcgaagaagaagatcggATCGACCACGCGGCCATGCCCCATGTGACTGAGGATCAACCAGCTACCTTTGAAGATCAGCAAAATGACAGGAAAAGTAAAGAAACCTTAGAGTCAAGGCCAGACGAGTTTCCGGATGAGGAAGAATTCTCTCCTGACGTCCTGCAAGATGGTGACGGTGAGGAACAAG GGGAAATTTGGGAAAATGGTGAAAATCATATCTTAGGGGAAGTTGACGGCAATCCGCATAATGATGATGAAAAGCCGCTGGACGAGCCAGTGGCTCAGACTCTACACCTCGATGAAGCAGAATCGGAGGAATTTGAAGATGGGGAAATTGCATCACAAGTAGATGATGACATCCCAGCAACAGGGACGCCAGAAGACGAAAGCTATACAACTTCCCTATCTAAAACTCCAATTCCTGCAGAACCTACGAGCTCTTCTGCTGCAGCAGAGGACCAGAAAGTATTGGAAGTCATCAACACAGAGCCTGTCCAACTTAGCTTGGAAACGGCTAGAGATAATATTGAGCAAAACGATGTCGTTGGGCCACATGCTACTGAAACCGGAACCCTGTTGGTCTCTGAAAAACAACCCGAAGACGTGTCCCCAGTTCGGGATCATGAGGTCCACGATGTTTCCGCGTATATTCGGCATTTAGATCGGCAAATTACCCCAGATCCTAGCCTCAATGCTTTTGAGGTTGACGTTGACCTTTTCAAAAGTCCTGTCGCAGAGCAGTGTGAGCTTGTATACCCAAAGACCACAGATGTTCGAGATCTTGGCGATGAGGAATCCCTCGAAGTCGATTTCTCACATCATGAATCGCACGAAATGGCAGCATCCGGTGAAACTCAAGATGACTTCGAAGACTGGGATCTTATAGAACAGGCCGAGGAAAATCAAGTCCCACGTCATGATAATAGTCCCAAGGCTGTGAAACGCCCTCGTGCAGACGACGAATGCAACGACTTGGAAGCCCCAGTGCCTGATCTAAAACGGCATCGTTCCGAATAA
- a CDS encoding uncharacterized protein (BUSCO:189573at4751~EggNog:ENOG410PFIY~COG:U~BUSCO:4902at33183), protein MVILAASICTRGGKAVLSRQFREIARSRIEALLASFPKLADSGTQHTTVEQDNVRFVYQPLDELYIVLITNKQSNILQDIDSLHIFAQVVTSICKSLDEREILRNAFELLSAFDEVVTLGYRENLTLSQIKTFLEMESHDERISEIIERNKELEASEERKRKARQLEMQRKEAARLAKGTAPRAPSYPVYSQPTRPTIPDTLDTYEAEKKKTFTKALPSRGKGMQLGKKSKTTDIYEKVRGDLGPEVEESAPVSATPAAVAGVAPVSSRQSVSTDREAVHITVAETVSAKLSRDGAMKSFEVKGDLQLRISDQSFTKLKLDLKANPTHGAQYRTHPNVDKALFTNSKTIQLKDTSKRFPANNSIGVLRWRVASSDDADLLPITFTAWINKGSDSTTVTVEYELSGSESLKDVVVTIPFHTVEPSISSFDAVYEVTGDSIDWNIGNVDDSNNSGSFEFESNNPDGDENEFFPMTVRFNKPSPFVDVDVLGVSLVEMEGEGVNFSKDVKCIAEGYMIE, encoded by the exons ATG GTCATTCTCGCAGCGTCGATATGCACCCGCGGAGGCAAAGCCGTCCTCTCGCGGCAGTTCCGTGAAATTGCACGATCGCGAATCGAGGCCCTCCTCGCATCGTTCCCCAAACTTGCCGATTCCGGAACGCAACACACCACCGTCGAACAGGATAACGTCAGATTCGTATATCAGCCTCTGGACGAACTTTACATCGTTCTGATAACGAACAAACAATCAAACATTCTCCAGGATATCGACAGCTTGCATATTTTTGCTCAGGTGGTCACGAGCATTTGCAAAAGTCTTGATGAACGCGAGATTCTACGCAATGCCTTCGAACTCCTTTCGGCCTTCGATGAGGTGGTTACGCTGGGCTACCGAGAGAATCTCACACTATCTCAGATAAAGACTTTCCTTGAAATGGAGAGTCACGATGAACGTATTTCGGAAATTATTGAGCGG AACAAGGAACTTGAAGCGAGCgaagagaggaaaagaaaggcaAGGCAGCTTGAGATGCAACGCAAAGAGGCTGCGCGGTTGGCGAAAGGAACGGCCCCTCGTGCCCCATCCTATCCGGTCTACAGTCAGCCTACCCGACCCACCATTCCCGATACCCTGGATACCTATGaagcagagaagaagaaaacattCACAAA GGCTCTACCATCCCGAGGTAAAGGGATGCAACTTGGTAAGAAATCGAAGACGACAGACATTTATGAGAAAGTCCGCGGAGACCTTGGACCCGAAGTTGAAGAATCTGCTCCTGTCTCCGCAACCCCTGCTGCCGTTGCTGGAGTAGCACCTGTATCTTCCAGACAATCCGTGTCGACCGACCGCGAGGCAGTACACATAACTGTAGCCGAAACGGTTTCTGCCAAACTATCTCGGGATGGTGCGATGAAATCTTTTGAAGTGAAGGGGGATTTGCAGCTCCGCATTTCCGATCAATCATTCACGAAGTTGAAGCTTGATCTCAAAGCCAACCCAACACACGGCGCACAGTACCGTACTCACCCGAACGTGGACAAGGCGCTCTTTACCAACTCGAAAACCATCCAGCTTAAAGACACGTCAAAACGATTTCCAGCGAACAACTCTATTGGAGTTTTGCGGTGGCGTGTCGCCAGCAGCGACGACGCCGACTTGCTACCTATTACGTTCACTGCCTGGATTAACAAGGGATCTGATTCTACTACAGTAACGGTGGAATACGAGCTCTCCGGCTCCGAGAGCCTAAAAGATGTCGTTGTTACAATTCCTTTCCACACAGTTGAGCCGAGTATCTCCAGTTTTGACGCCGTATACGAAGTTACCGGAGACAGCATAGATTGGAACATTGGAAATGTCGACGACTCTAACAATTCGGGCAGTTTCGAGTTTGAATCAAATAACCCTGACGGTGACGAAAACGAATTCTTCCCTATGACTGTCCGTTTCAACAAGCCCAGTCCATTTGTTGACGTTGACGTTCTCGGTGTCTCCTTGGTAGAAATGGAAGGCGAAGGAGTCAATTTCTCAAAGGATGTGAAGTGTATCGCAGAGGGTTATATGATTGAGTGA
- a CDS encoding uncharacterized protein (EggNog:ENOG41KOG1263~COG:Q~TransMembrane:1 (o81-100i)) produces the protein MRRDTILVNANGNAVLRFKADNPGFRESEKRHPIPESHYATCRAARHLYEGNAGGNTENFLDLSNQNVPPPPLAPGFQPRGIVALVFSAIAAVIGLRLLYGTDWMRSREDRYLIAICDSGMAT, from the exons ATGCGACGAGATACCATCCTCGTGAATGCAAACGGGAATGCAGTGCTTCGCTTCAAGGCCGATAATCCTGGA TTCCGCGAATCCGAGAAACGCCATCCCATTCCGGAATCACACTACGCGACATGCCGTGCAGCTCGTCATCTATATGAAGGCAATGCCGGTGGAAATACGGAAAATTTCCTGGATTTGTCGAATCAGAATGTGCCTCCGCCACCGTTGGCGCCTGGATTCCAGCCGAGAGGGATTGTGGCCTTAGTGTTTAGTGCGATTGCCGCAGTGATTGGACTGCGGTTATTGTATGGTACGGACTGGATGAGATCAAGGGAAGACCGAT ATTTAATTGCCATTTGCGACTCCGGGATGGCGACATGA
- a CDS encoding uncharacterized protein (EggNog:ENOG410PVKY~COG:S~BUSCO:7879at33183) — protein MDDHMSPSSRNPLTTYLRQLRQTKTSLPHGELVCVSASPNISTVAALLRLACAVGPYIAVLQVHADIIDDWSPEAVRRLTNVAKRFSFLIWEGGRILNTKRRPTGQHALSSHEIARDVAMARKRYTKGINVAAWAGLASTWVIGSEGQDKGGSQLIPTLRRAARETVSRMTTSVRTEISGGQSPGIDGTDDDDCGDSPCENEEQDQNTLNTALEDLDISPPLRKSSVISLTRTITQHEEPSRPPLIEVDDDCDCGEINSENESALAVTVTSPPLLSRGLLIYLPSNGDTQSKSLHRQAAIISGKTHNDFVVGFVTEEPWTNVRRDQALAESLRRACSDEQDDLDEDDDEEGEDGNGKDEGNLNNAETYAIFSPLENDHVGCSTNVHEPRTSAGESLSSQGQHSSSRHKSGLGTQAQQIRALHQLVAQALSLLSTMSPAAPLSSSDAKQGCPDILYIPVITMNL, from the coding sequence ATGGACGATCACATGTCCCCTTCAAGCCGGAATCCATTGACGACGTACTTACGCCAACTCCGTCAAACCAAGACATCCTTACCCCATGGCGAGCTTGTGTGCGTTTCAGCGTCTCCAAACATAAGCACGGTGGCCGCTCTATTAAGACTGGCTTGCGCCGTTGGCCCATATATCGCTGTTTTACAAGTACATGCCGATATAATCGACGACTGGTCGCCTGAGGCCGTTCGAAGGCTAACAAATGTTGCAAAGAGATTTAGCTTCTTGATTTGGGAAGGCGGGCGGATTTTGAATACAAAACGGCGGCCAACGGGTCAACACGCACTGTCGAGCCATGAGATAGCCAGAGACGTCGCTATGGCACGGAAACGTTACACAAAGGGAATCAATGTAGCAGCCTGGGCTGGATTGGCCAGTACGTGGGTTATTGGATCTGAAGGACAGGATAAAGGTGGCTCTCAGCTTATTCCAACTCTTCGTCGGGCTGCGCGAGAGACTGTATCGCGGATGACTACGTCCGTCCGCACAGAAATCAGCGGAGGACAATCGCCAGGTATAGATGGAActgacgatgatgattgTGGGGATAGCCCTTGTGAAAATGAAGAACAAGACCAAAACACCCTTAATACAGCGCTGGAAGATTTGGATATCTCGCCGCCGCTTCGGAAAAGCTCGGTGATATCTCTCACAAGGACGATTACTCAACACGAAGAACCTTCAAGACCTCCTTTAATTGAAGTGGATGATGACTGCGATTGTGGTGAAATCAATTCAGAGAATGAATCGGCATTAGCCGTAACTGTGACTTCACCGCCGCTTCTTTCCAGGGGGCTCCTGATTTACCTACCGAGCAATGGCGATACGCAATCTAAGTCTCTACACAGACAGGCCGCCATTATTTCAGGGAAAACTCATAATGATTTTGTGGTGGGATTTGTGACGGAAGAGCCATGGACGAACGTTCGGAGAGACCAAGCCCTCGCAGAGAGTTTACGCCGGGCATGTTCGGATGAACAGGATGACCTCgacgaagatgatgacgaggaGGGGGAAGATGGGAATGGCAAAGATGAGGGGAATCTCAACAATGCGGAAACTTATGCGATATTCAGTCCGCTTGAAAATGATCATGTTGGCTGCAGCACCAATGTTCATGAGCCACGTACAAGCGCCGGGGAGAGCCTATCATCACAAGGACAACATTCGTCATCCCGCCATAAATCAGGCTTGGGCACACAAGCTCAGCAAATTCGCGCATTGCATCAGCTTGTCGCCCAAGCTCTATCACTTCTATCAACCATGAGCCCTGCTGCTCCTCTGAGCTCTTCAGATGCAAAGCAAGGTTGTCCAGATATCCTATACATCCCCGTCATTACTATGAACCTTTAA
- the SCS7 gene encoding fatty acid alpha-hydroxylase (EggNog:ENOG410PH7M~COG:I~TransMembrane:4 (i192-212o218-235i277-295o301-320i)~BUSCO:8202at33183) — MPGRTLPTFTSSEVKSHSTAKSCWVTRGSKVYDVTSFVDDHPGGGDLILQHAGRDVSQILRDTISHEHSEAAYEILEEYHIGFMTSESTSKSDTNGTMNGQPNGCIIQSNGRRVYAATGMSSEEDLSIDTDATADYKEHKFLDLSRPLFGQLWFGGFSKAFYLEQVHRPRHYNGGSSAPLFGNFLEPLTKTAWWVVPMVWFPCVAYGMAIGFAGLRNVLMGCVYWLTGLFIWTLVEYGMHRCLFHIDDYLPDNRVGLSLHFLLHGIHHYLPMDKYRLVMPPALFLILAAPFYKLTHFVFFYNWYAAVLVYCGGIFGYVCYDTTHYFLHHRNLPAYYRQLKKYHLQHHFADYENGFGVTSRFWDRVFGTELPPLPSAKAE, encoded by the exons ATGCCTGGGCGAACACTGCCGACCTTCACGTCCTCTGAAGTCAAATCGCACTCTACCGCGAAATCGTGCTGGGTGACACGGGGATCAAAGGTCTACGATGTCACCTCCTTCGTCGATGACCACCCAGGTGGTGGTGATTTGATTTTGCAGCATGCAGGCCGGGATGTCTCCCAGATCCTGCGGGATACCATTTCACACGAGCACAGCGAGGCTGCCTACGAGATATTGGAAGAATATCATATCGGTTTTATGACCTCAGAGTCAACGTCCAAGTCAGACACTAATGGCACTATGAACGGCCAGCCAAACGGGTGCATAATCCAAAGCAATGGGCGACGAGTGTACGCTGCGACCGGAATGTCCAGCGAAGAAGACCTCTCCATCGACACCGACGCTACTGCAGACTATAAAGAGCACAAGTTTTTGGATCTAAGCAGGCCTCTCTTTGGTCAACTTTGGTTTGGCGGATTCTCGAAAGCGTTCTACCTCGAGCAGGTCCATCGCCCACGGCACTACAATGGAGGCTCCTCTGCCCCCTTGTTTGGCAACTTCCTCGAGCCTTTGACCAAAACCGCATGGTGGGTTGTTCCGATGGTCTGGTTTCCATGCGTAGCATACGGAATGGCGATTGGATTTGCTGGTCTCCGGAACGTACTGATGGGGTGCGTGTACTGGTTAACTGGGCTGTTCATCTGGACATTGGTGGAGTACGGCATGCATCGGTGCCTTTTTCATATCGACGA TTATCTCCCAGATAACCGTGTTGGACTCAGCCTTCATTTCCTGCTTCATGGAATTCACCATTACCTGCCTATGGACAAATACCGCCTCGTCATGCCACCTGCGCTGTTCCTTATCCTAGCCGCGCCTTTCTACAAGCTTACCCATTTCGTGTTCTTCTACAACTGGTATGCGGCAGTGCTGGTGTATTGTGGAGGAATTTTCGGATACGTGTGTTACGACACGACGCATTACTTTCTGCATCACCGAAA CCTTCCTGCCTATTACCGCCAGCTCAAGAAATATCACCTACAGCATCACTTTGCAGATTATGAAAACGGTTTTGGCGTCACCAGCCGCTTCTGGGACAGGGTGTTTGGAACAGAACTTCCTCCACTTCCGTCTGCGAAGGCCGAATGA